In Mycolicibacterium alvei, a single window of DNA contains:
- the infB gene encoding translation initiation factor IF-2 gives MAAGKARVHELAKELGVTSKELLGKLKEQGEFVKSASSTVEAPVARRLRESFGSKAGGKKPDDQPRPQGSAAAPAAPKPGAPAKPAPAKPAAPAAPAVEPQAPAAEAAPVAPARPAAPKPAAPQAPAAPSEPAAVAPSEPAAPAPDATPGPRPATPGPRPGPASGAPKPAPRAPRVGNNPFSSQQPVERPIPRPQPRPGAPRPGGGPRPSPGNMPPRPAAGAGAPGRGGPRPGPRPGGGPRPGGAGQGARPGGGGGGNYRGGGAGAGAGAGAGGAAAGGFRGRPGGGGGGGRPGQRGGAAGAFGRPGGAPKRGRKSKRAKRAEYENMQAPVVGGVRLPKGNGETIRLARGASLSDFAEKIDANPAALVQALFNLGEMVTATQSVGDDTLELLGSEMNFKVQVVSPEDEDRELLQSFDLTYGEDEGDEDDLEFRPPVVTVMGHVDHGKTRLLDTIRNATVREGEAGGITQHIGAYQVEVDLDGNVRPITFIDTPGHEAFTAMRARGAKATDIAILVVAADDGVMPQTVEAINHAQAADVPIVVAVNKIDKEGADPAKIRAQLTEYNLVAEEYGGETMFVDISAKQGTNIEALLEAVVLTADASLDLRANPDMEAQGVAIEAHLDRGRGPVATVLIQRGTLRVGDSVVAGDAYGRVRRMVDEHGEDVEEALPSRPVQVIGFTSVPGAGDNFLVVDEDRIARQIADRRSARKRNALAARSRKRISLEDLDSALKETSQLNLILKGDNAGTVEALEEALMGIEIDDEVELRVIDRGVGGVTETNVNLASASDAIIIGFNVRAEGKATELANREGVEIRYYSVIYQAIDEIEKALKGMLKPVYEEKELGRAEIRAIFRSSKVGNIAGCLVQSGIMRRNAKARLLRDNVVVAQNLTVSSLKREKDDATEVREGYECGLTLTYSDIKEGDVVETYELVEKVRT, from the coding sequence GTGGCAGCAGGTAAGGCCCGTGTGCACGAGTTGGCGAAGGAACTCGGTGTCACCAGCAAGGAACTCTTAGGCAAGCTCAAGGAGCAGGGCGAGTTCGTCAAGTCGGCGTCCTCCACAGTGGAGGCGCCGGTTGCGCGTCGGTTGCGCGAATCTTTCGGCAGCAAGGCCGGCGGTAAAAAGCCCGACGACCAGCCCCGCCCGCAGGGCAGCGCTGCAGCGCCCGCGGCGCCCAAGCCCGGTGCTCCGGCCAAGCCGGCACCGGCGAAACCCGCCGCCCCCGCGGCGCCGGCGGTCGAACCGCAGGCTCCGGCTGCCGAGGCAGCCCCGGTTGCTCCGGCTCGTCCCGCCGCCCCCAAGCCGGCGGCTCCACAGGCTCCGGCCGCGCCTAGTGAACCGGCTGCCGTTGCGCCCAGTGAACCGGCCGCGCCCGCTCCGGACGCAACTCCCGGTCCCCGGCCTGCCACCCCCGGCCCGCGTCCCGGTCCGGCTTCGGGCGCCCCGAAGCCTGCGCCGCGGGCCCCGCGTGTCGGCAACAACCCGTTCTCCTCGCAGCAGCCGGTAGAGCGGCCCATCCCGCGTCCGCAGCCCCGCCCCGGCGCTCCGCGCCCCGGCGGTGGCCCACGTCCGTCGCCCGGCAACATGCCGCCGCGTCCGGCGGCCGGTGCCGGTGCTCCGGGCCGTGGTGGCCCACGCCCCGGTCCGCGTCCCGGTGGTGGCCCCCGTCCCGGCGGTGCCGGTCAGGGTGCTCGTCCGGGTGGTGGCGGCGGCGGTAACTACCGCGGTGGTGGTGCCGGCGCAGGTGCAGGTGCCGGTGCCGGTGGTGCAGCGGCCGGTGGATTCCGCGGTCGTCCCGGTGGTGGTGGCGGCGGTGGCCGTCCCGGCCAGCGTGGCGGTGCCGCGGGCGCGTTCGGTCGTCCCGGCGGCGCCCCCAAGCGCGGCCGTAAGTCGAAGCGGGCGAAACGCGCCGAATACGAGAACATGCAGGCGCCCGTCGTCGGTGGTGTCCGGTTGCCCAAGGGCAACGGCGAGACCATCCGGCTGGCCCGCGGCGCGTCGCTGAGCGACTTCGCCGAGAAGATCGACGCCAACCCGGCCGCACTGGTCCAGGCGCTGTTCAACCTCGGCGAGATGGTCACCGCGACCCAGTCGGTCGGTGACGACACCCTGGAGCTGCTCGGCAGCGAGATGAACTTCAAGGTTCAGGTCGTCTCGCCCGAGGACGAGGACCGTGAACTGCTGCAGTCCTTCGACCTCACCTACGGCGAGGACGAGGGCGACGAGGACGACCTCGAGTTCCGCCCGCCGGTGGTCACGGTCATGGGTCACGTCGACCACGGCAAGACCCGACTGCTGGACACCATCCGCAACGCCACCGTCCGTGAGGGCGAGGCCGGCGGTATCACGCAGCACATCGGCGCTTACCAGGTCGAGGTCGATCTGGACGGCAACGTCCGCCCGATCACCTTCATTGACACCCCGGGTCACGAGGCGTTCACCGCCATGCGTGCCCGCGGTGCCAAGGCCACCGACATCGCGATCCTGGTGGTCGCGGCCGACGACGGCGTCATGCCGCAGACGGTGGAGGCGATCAACCACGCGCAGGCTGCTGACGTGCCGATCGTGGTGGCGGTCAACAAGATCGACAAGGAAGGCGCCGACCCGGCCAAGATCCGGGCGCAGCTGACCGAGTACAACCTGGTGGCCGAGGAGTACGGCGGCGAGACCATGTTCGTCGACATCTCCGCCAAGCAGGGCACCAACATCGAGGCGCTGCTGGAAGCGGTCGTACTGACCGCCGACGCATCCCTGGACCTGCGGGCCAACCCCGACATGGAGGCCCAGGGTGTGGCGATCGAGGCGCACCTGGACCGCGGTCGCGGCCCGGTGGCCACGGTGCTCATCCAGCGCGGCACCCTGCGTGTCGGCGACTCGGTGGTGGCCGGCGATGCCTACGGTCGCGTCCGCCGCATGGTCGACGAACACGGCGAGGACGTCGAAGAGGCCCTGCCCTCGCGTCCGGTCCAGGTCATCGGCTTCACGTCGGTGCCCGGTGCCGGTGACAACTTCCTGGTTGTCGACGAGGACCGCATCGCCCGCCAGATCGCCGACCGGCGCAGCGCGCGCAAGCGCAACGCGCTGGCGGCACGCAGCCGCAAGCGGATCAGCCTGGAAGACCTGGATTCGGCACTGAAGGAAACCAGCCAGCTGAACCTGATCCTCAAGGGCGACAACGCCGGTACGGTCGAAGCCCTCGAGGAAGCCTTGATGGGTATCGAGATCGACGACGAAGTGGAGCTGCGGGTCATCGACCGCGGTGTCGGTGGTGTCACCGAGACCAACGTCAACCTGGCATCGGCCTCGGACGCGATCATCATCGGGTTCAACGTTCGAGCCGAGGGCAAGGCGACCGAGCTGGCGAACCGCGAGGGTGTGGAGATCCGCTACTACTCGGTGATCTACCAGGCCATCGACGAGATCGAGAAGGCCCTCAAGGGCATGCTCAAACCGGTCTACGAGGAGAAGGAGCTCGGCCGCGCCGAGATCCGCGCCATCTTCCGGTCGTCGAAGGTCGGCAACATCGCCGGTTGCCTCGTGCAGTCGGGCATCATGCGGCGCAATGCCAAGGCCCGGTTGCTGCGGGACAACGTCGTCGTCGCGCAGAACCTCACGGTGTCCTCGCTCAAGCGTGAGAAGGACGATGCCACCGAGGTGCGCGAGGGTTACGAGTGCGGTCTGACGCTGACCTACTCCGATATCAAGGAAGGCGACGTCGTCGAGACGTACGAGCTCGTGGAAAAGGTACGTACCTAA
- a CDS encoding YlxR family protein has translation MIQRETPTLTQRSTSDISVGPVRTCIGCRKRELAAELLRVVAVTDGNGTSSVTVDPAASLPGRGAWLHPDQQCAQMAVKRRAFVRALRLTGSPDTSAVIEYVEKIDLDGPDTPATEQVAKNMSTP, from the coding sequence GTGATCCAGCGCGAGACTCCGACTCTGACGCAGCGAAGCACCTCCGACATTTCTGTCGGACCAGTGCGGACCTGCATCGGGTGTCGGAAGCGAGAGTTGGCCGCCGAGTTGCTCCGAGTGGTTGCGGTGACCGACGGGAACGGGACGAGTTCCGTAACCGTTGACCCCGCGGCAAGCCTGCCTGGGCGTGGTGCGTGGCTGCACCCCGACCAGCAGTGCGCACAGATGGCAGTGAAGCGACGAGCCTTCGTCCGAGCGTTGCGACTCACCGGTTCACCGGATACATCCGCGGTGATCGAGTACGTCGAGAAGATCGACCTCGACGGGCCCGACACCCCGGCAACAGAACAGGTAGCGAAGAACATGAGCACACCGTGA
- the nusA gene encoding transcription termination factor NusA, translated as MNIDMAALHAIEADKGITVDVVVETIKSALLTAYRHTEGHEPDAHIDIDRKTGVVKVMARQTDADGNVLHEWDDTPEGFGRIAATTARQVILQRLRDAENEKTYGEFAAHEGDIVAGVIQRDARANARGLVVVRMGSETKGSEGVIPSAEQVPGERYEHGDRLRCYVVGVSRGAREPLITLSRTHPNLVRKLFSLEVPEIADGSVEIVAVAREAGHRSKIAVASRVSGLNAKGACIGPMGQRVRNVMSELSGEKIDIIDYDEDPARFVANALSPAKVVSVSVIDEAARAARVIVPDFQLSLAIGKEGQNARLAARLTGWRIDIRSDAAPQPDQDVRPGAVHD; from the coding sequence ATGAACATCGACATGGCGGCGCTGCATGCCATCGAGGCCGACAAGGGCATCACGGTGGATGTGGTCGTCGAGACCATCAAATCGGCGTTGCTCACCGCGTATCGCCATACCGAGGGGCACGAGCCCGACGCGCATATCGACATCGACCGTAAGACCGGTGTGGTCAAGGTGATGGCCCGTCAGACCGATGCCGACGGCAATGTGCTGCACGAATGGGATGACACGCCCGAGGGATTCGGCAGGATCGCGGCGACGACGGCCCGTCAGGTGATCTTGCAGCGGTTGCGCGACGCGGAGAACGAGAAGACCTACGGGGAGTTCGCGGCGCACGAGGGCGACATCGTTGCCGGGGTCATCCAGCGCGATGCCCGGGCCAATGCACGCGGCCTGGTCGTCGTACGGATGGGCAGCGAGACCAAGGGATCCGAAGGCGTGATCCCCAGTGCCGAGCAGGTGCCGGGGGAGCGCTACGAGCACGGCGACCGGCTGCGTTGCTACGTCGTCGGTGTTTCCCGGGGCGCCCGTGAGCCGTTGATCACGCTGTCACGCACGCACCCGAACCTGGTCCGCAAGCTGTTCTCGTTGGAGGTACCCGAGATCGCCGACGGGTCGGTGGAGATCGTGGCGGTCGCCCGGGAGGCCGGGCACCGGTCCAAGATCGCGGTCGCCTCGCGGGTCTCCGGACTGAACGCGAAGGGCGCGTGTATCGGCCCCATGGGCCAGCGCGTGCGCAATGTGATGAGCGAACTGTCCGGCGAGAAGATCGACATCATCGATTACGACGAGGACCCCGCCCGGTTCGTCGCCAACGCACTTTCACCAGCCAAGGTCGTCTCGGTATCGGTGATCGACGAGGCTGCGCGCGCGGCGCGGGTGATCGTGCCGGACTTCCAGCTTTCCCTGGCGATCGGCAAGGAAGGGCAAAACGCCAGGTTGGCGGCCCGGTTGACCGGTTGGCGGATCGATATCCGCAGCGATGCGGCGCCGCAGCCCGACCAAGATGTCCGGCCCGGGGCGGTGCACGATTGA
- the rimP gene encoding ribosome maturation factor RimP, with translation MAPDPKLRSADLPSQTQVIELLGGEFARAGYDIDDVVIDASARPPRITVIADGDEGLDLDSLAALSRKASELLDQLAPGDTPYVLDVTSPGVDRPLTQAKHFRRARGRKAELTLTDGSVFTGRLGETDGTVLKVVVPEGRDLAIREIALVDIAKAVVQVEFSPPNRRELELSGETGKGAGE, from the coding sequence GTGGCACCGGATCCAAAGTTGCGGTCTGCGGACTTGCCATCGCAGACGCAGGTGATCGAACTGCTCGGCGGCGAATTTGCGCGCGCTGGATACGACATCGACGACGTCGTCATCGACGCATCGGCCCGTCCGCCGCGCATCACCGTGATCGCCGACGGCGACGAAGGTCTCGATCTCGATTCCCTGGCCGCGCTGTCGCGGAAGGCTTCTGAGTTGCTCGACCAGCTGGCGCCGGGCGACACGCCGTATGTGCTCGACGTCACGTCCCCCGGTGTGGACCGGCCGCTCACCCAGGCCAAACATTTCCGCCGCGCCCGTGGGCGCAAAGCCGAGCTCACGCTGACCGACGGTTCGGTGTTCACCGGCAGGCTCGGGGAAACCGACGGCACGGTACTCAAAGTCGTGGTTCCGGAGGGTCGCGATCTGGCCATCCGTGAGATCGCTCTTGTTGATATCGCCAAAGCTGTTGTCCAAGTGGAGTTTTCACCTCCAAACCGACGTGAGTTGGAACTGTCGGGAGAAACTGGGAAGGGGGCCGGCGAATGA
- a CDS encoding ferritin-like domain-containing protein, protein MTSPGPTSPGPRSTTSPARPTTAADAALFDAVAVEHGAIYGYGLVSAHSTAEDNALVALAMAEHRARREAAMAMLSARSVTPPLPAAGYQLPTSVTDPTDAANLAIRMEEDTSVAWRAVLEQATSAEDRTFAVTALTQTAVTAAKWRAIIDAWPVTVPFPGGGE, encoded by the coding sequence GTGACCTCACCGGGACCGACCTCACCGGGACCACGGTCGACCACCTCACCGGCCCGGCCCACCACGGCCGCCGATGCCGCACTGTTCGATGCGGTGGCCGTCGAACACGGCGCCATCTACGGCTATGGCCTGGTGTCGGCCCATTCGACTGCCGAGGACAACGCCCTGGTGGCCCTGGCGATGGCCGAGCACCGGGCCCGGCGTGAGGCTGCCATGGCCATGCTCAGCGCACGTTCGGTCACCCCGCCGCTGCCTGCGGCCGGGTATCAGTTGCCCACGTCGGTGACCGATCCGACCGACGCCGCCAACCTCGCGATTCGCATGGAGGAGGACACCTCGGTGGCCTGGCGTGCGGTGCTCGAACAGGCGACCAGCGCCGAGGACCGCACCTTCGCGGTGACGGCGCTGACCCAGACCGCCGTCACCGCGGCCAAGTGGCGTGCCATCATCGACGCCTGGCCGGTGACGGTCCCGTTCCCCGGCGGCGGCGAATAG
- a CDS encoding proline--tRNA ligase produces MITRMSELFLRTLRDDPADAEVPSHKLLIRAGYVRPVGPGIYSWLPLGLRVLRRIENIVRDEMNAIGGQEILLPALLPRGPYETTNRWTEYGDTLFRLQDRRGNDYLLGPTHEEIFTLTVKGEYSSYKDFPAILYQIQTKYRDEARPRAGILRGREFVMKDSYSFDVDDDGLKNAYHAHREAYQKIFGRLGVRYVIVSAVSGAMGGSASEEFLAESEVGEDTFVRCLDSGYAANVEAVITRAPAPLPIAGQPAAQVHDTPDTPTIATLVDWANSAELEQFSGREVTAADTLKNVLLKTREPGGEWELLAVGVPGDREVDEKRLGAGLEPAEFAMLDDADFAKNPFLVKGYVGPKALLDNGVRYLVDPRVVDGTAWITGADAPNKHVVGLVAGRDFTPDGTIEAAEVRDGDASPDGAGVLTSARGIEIGHIFQLGRKYADAFTADVLGEDGKPVRLTMGSYGIGVSRMVAVIAEQQHDELGLRWPSAVAPFDVHVVVANKDDAARTGATELVAALDRLGHEVLFDDRKASPGVKFKDAELLGMPWIVVVGRGFGEGVVELRNRFTGENREIAVDDAAAEISAALTAG; encoded by the coding sequence GTGATCACCCGCATGTCCGAGCTGTTCCTGCGAACCCTTCGCGACGACCCCGCTGACGCCGAAGTGCCCAGCCACAAGCTGCTGATCCGGGCCGGCTACGTCCGCCCGGTCGGCCCCGGCATCTACAGCTGGCTTCCGCTGGGCCTGCGCGTGCTCCGCCGGATCGAGAACATCGTGCGGGACGAGATGAACGCGATCGGCGGCCAGGAGATCCTGCTGCCCGCGCTGCTGCCCCGCGGCCCGTACGAGACCACCAACCGGTGGACCGAATACGGCGACACCCTGTTCCGGTTGCAGGACCGGCGCGGCAACGACTATCTGCTCGGGCCGACGCACGAGGAGATCTTCACGCTGACGGTCAAGGGGGAGTACTCCTCCTACAAGGACTTCCCGGCGATCCTGTACCAAATCCAGACCAAGTACCGCGACGAGGCACGGCCGCGCGCCGGCATTCTGCGCGGCCGTGAGTTCGTGATGAAGGACTCGTATTCCTTCGACGTCGACGACGACGGCCTCAAGAACGCCTACCACGCCCACCGTGAGGCATACCAGAAGATCTTCGGACGCCTGGGTGTGCGCTACGTGATTGTGTCGGCGGTCTCGGGCGCCATGGGCGGCAGCGCCTCGGAGGAGTTCCTGGCCGAGAGCGAGGTCGGTGAGGACACCTTCGTGCGCTGCCTGGATTCCGGGTACGCCGCCAACGTCGAAGCGGTGATCACCCGGGCACCGGCACCGCTGCCCATTGCGGGGCAGCCCGCGGCGCAGGTGCACGACACCCCGGACACCCCGACCATCGCGACCCTGGTCGACTGGGCCAATTCGGCTGAGCTGGAACAGTTCTCGGGTCGAGAGGTCACCGCCGCCGACACCCTGAAGAACGTCCTGCTCAAAACCCGCGAGCCCGGCGGCGAGTGGGAGCTGCTGGCAGTCGGCGTGCCCGGTGACCGCGAGGTCGACGAGAAGCGCCTGGGCGCCGGGTTGGAGCCGGCCGAGTTCGCAATGCTCGATGACGCCGACTTCGCCAAGAACCCGTTCCTGGTCAAAGGCTATGTCGGGCCGAAGGCTCTGCTGGACAACGGAGTTCGCTACCTGGTGGATCCACGCGTGGTGGACGGCACCGCCTGGATCACCGGTGCCGACGCGCCCAACAAGCACGTGGTCGGCCTGGTCGCCGGCCGCGATTTCACCCCGGACGGCACCATCGAGGCCGCCGAGGTCCGTGACGGCGACGCGTCTCCGGACGGTGCCGGCGTGCTGACCTCGGCGCGCGGCATCGAGATCGGCCACATCTTCCAGTTGGGCCGCAAGTACGCGGACGCATTCACTGCCGACGTGCTCGGTGAGGACGGCAAGCCGGTGCGGCTCACGATGGGCTCCTACGGCATCGGGGTGTCGCGCATGGTCGCGGTGATCGCCGAGCAGCAGCACGACGAGCTGGGATTGCGCTGGCCGAGCGCCGTGGCACCCTTTGACGTACACGTGGTCGTGGCGAACAAGGACGACGCCGCGCGGACCGGAGCGACCGAACTCGTCGCCGCACTGGACCGGCTCGGCCACGAGGTGCTCTTCGACGACCGCAAGGCCTCGCCCGGGGTGAAGTTCAAGGACGCCGAGTTGCTGGGTATGCCGTGGATCGTGGTGGTCGGCCGTGGCTTCGGCGAAGGTGTGGTGGAACTGCGCAATCGGTTCACCGGCGAGAACCGGGAGATCGCCGTCGACGACGCGGCGGCCGAGATCTCAGCGGCCCTCACCGCCGGCTGA
- a CDS encoding MFS transporter, translated as MTALNDAERQGLAARLPSWFPSWGFLSAVIAIGGMQLLATMDSTVAIVALPQIQDELGLSDAGRSWVITAYVLTFGGLMLLGGRLGDTIGRKRTFIVGVALFIIASILCGIAWNEATLVIARLLQGVGAAIASPTGLALVATTFPKGPARNAATAVFGAMTAIGSVMGLVVGGALTEVSWRWAFLVNVPIGLVMLYLARTSLTETNRERMKLDAAGALLATLACTAAVFAFTQGPESGWLAPITLGSGAAAAVFGIAFLMAERSAENPVVPFDLFHERNRVATFAAIFLAGGVLFTLTVLIGLYVQDILGYSALRAGIGFIPFVIGMGIGLGASSQIVRYLQPRIVVIVGGVLVLGAMLYGSTLHAGIPYFPNLVLPITIGGIGIGMIVVPLTLSAIAGVGFDRIGPASAIALMLQSLGGPLVLAIIQAVITSRTLFNGGITGPVKDMNTDQLHALDQGYTYGLLWVAAVAVLVGIAALFIGYTSQQVAHAQDVKDAIDAGEIELD; from the coding sequence ATGACGGCTCTCAACGACGCCGAGCGCCAGGGCCTCGCTGCCCGCCTCCCGTCCTGGTTCCCGTCCTGGGGCTTCCTTTCCGCAGTCATCGCGATCGGCGGTATGCAGCTGCTGGCCACCATGGACAGCACGGTCGCGATCGTGGCGTTGCCGCAGATCCAGGACGAACTCGGCCTGTCCGACGCCGGACGTAGCTGGGTCATCACGGCCTACGTCCTGACCTTCGGCGGCCTGATGCTCCTGGGCGGACGGCTCGGCGACACCATCGGTCGCAAGCGCACCTTCATCGTCGGTGTCGCGTTGTTCATCATCGCCTCGATCCTGTGCGGCATTGCCTGGAACGAAGCCACGCTGGTGATCGCCCGGCTGCTGCAGGGTGTCGGCGCGGCCATCGCCTCGCCGACGGGGCTTGCGCTCGTCGCGACCACCTTCCCCAAGGGGCCGGCACGCAACGCCGCCACCGCGGTGTTCGGCGCCATGACCGCCATCGGCTCGGTGATGGGTCTGGTGGTCGGCGGCGCACTCACCGAGGTGTCGTGGCGGTGGGCCTTCCTGGTCAATGTGCCGATCGGCCTTGTCATGCTCTACCTGGCCCGCACCTCACTGACCGAAACCAACCGCGAGCGGATGAAGCTCGACGCCGCCGGTGCCCTGCTCGCGACCCTGGCCTGCACGGCCGCGGTGTTCGCCTTCACCCAGGGCCCCGAGAGCGGCTGGCTGGCCCCGATCACGCTCGGCTCGGGCGCTGCGGCTGCCGTCTTCGGCATCGCATTCCTGATGGCCGAACGCAGCGCCGAGAACCCGGTGGTGCCGTTCGACCTGTTCCACGAGCGCAACCGGGTGGCCACGTTCGCGGCGATCTTCCTGGCGGGTGGCGTGCTGTTCACCCTGACCGTGCTGATCGGCCTGTATGTGCAGGACATCCTGGGCTACAGCGCGCTGCGCGCGGGTATCGGCTTCATTCCCTTCGTGATCGGTATGGGTATCGGTCTCGGGGCGTCATCGCAGATCGTGCGGTACCTCCAACCCCGCATCGTGGTCATCGTGGGCGGCGTCCTGGTGCTCGGCGCGATGCTCTATGGCTCGACGCTGCACGCCGGCATCCCGTACTTCCCGAACCTGGTGCTGCCCATCACGATCGGCGGCATCGGCATCGGCATGATCGTGGTGCCGCTGACGCTTTCGGCGATCGCCGGTGTCGGCTTCGACCGGATCGGCCCGGCCTCGGCGATCGCGCTGATGCTGCAGAGCCTGGGTGGCCCGCTGGTGCTGGCCATCATCCAGGCCGTCATCACCTCGCGCACTCTGTTCAACGGCGGTATCACCGGCCCGGTCAAGGACATGAACACCGACCAGCTGCACGCTTTGGACCAGGGCTACACCTACGGGCTGCTGTGGGTGGCTGCCGTGGCGGTCCTGGTGGGTATCGCGGCGTTGTTCATCGGCTACACCTCGCAGCAGGTGGCGCACGCCCAGGACGTCAAGGACGCCATCGACGCCGGAGAGATCGAGCTCGACTGA
- the cobA gene encoding uroporphyrinogen-III C-methyltransferase, with product MSGNAYLVGLRLSGKKVVVVGGGTVAQRRLPLLIAHGADVHVIARAASPAVEALSHDEPGITLQLRDFRTGDLDGAWYVLAATDDSEVNAAIAAEADERRIFCVRADVAREGSAVTPATFDSDGLSVGVLAGGEHRRSAAIRTAIHEALQRGLLAADSGAEPGEAPRGVALVGGGPGDPELITVRGRRLLARADVVVADRLAPQELLAELGPHVEVIDAAKIPYGRAMAQDAINQILVDRARAGKFVVRLKGGDPFVFARGYEEVLACTEAGVPVTVVPGVTSAISVPALAGVPVTHRGMTHEFVVVSGHVAPDHPESLVNWNALAAMTGTIVLLMAVERIELFTKALLEGGRPADTPVLVVQHGTTVAQRTLQATLGDAPERIRADGIRPPAIIVIGPVAAFAS from the coding sequence ATTTCAGGGAATGCCTACCTCGTCGGCTTGCGTCTGTCGGGCAAGAAGGTCGTCGTTGTCGGCGGCGGAACCGTCGCGCAACGTCGGCTGCCGCTGCTGATCGCCCACGGCGCCGACGTACACGTCATCGCCCGGGCCGCCAGCCCCGCTGTGGAGGCGCTGTCCCACGACGAGCCTGGCATCACGCTGCAGCTGCGCGACTTCCGCACCGGGGATCTCGACGGTGCCTGGTACGTGCTCGCCGCCACCGACGACTCCGAGGTCAATGCAGCCATCGCCGCCGAAGCCGACGAGCGGCGCATCTTCTGCGTTCGCGCCGACGTGGCGCGCGAAGGGTCGGCGGTGACCCCGGCGACATTCGACTCCGACGGCCTGTCAGTAGGCGTCCTCGCCGGCGGTGAGCACCGCCGCTCGGCGGCCATCCGCACCGCGATCCACGAAGCGCTCCAGCGCGGCCTGCTCGCCGCCGACTCCGGCGCGGAGCCGGGGGAGGCGCCTAGAGGAGTGGCCCTCGTCGGCGGCGGTCCGGGAGACCCCGAGCTGATCACCGTGCGCGGACGACGCCTGCTGGCCCGCGCCGACGTGGTGGTCGCCGACCGGCTGGCCCCCCAGGAGTTGCTGGCCGAACTCGGGCCTCACGTCGAGGTGATCGACGCGGCCAAGATCCCGTACGGGCGGGCGATGGCTCAGGACGCAATCAACCAGATCCTGGTGGACCGCGCCCGGGCCGGAAAGTTCGTCGTCCGCCTCAAAGGCGGCGATCCGTTCGTCTTCGCCCGCGGCTACGAAGAGGTCCTGGCCTGCACCGAGGCCGGTGTCCCGGTCACCGTCGTCCCCGGTGTGACCAGTGCCATATCGGTGCCCGCACTGGCCGGGGTTCCGGTCACGCACCGCGGCATGACCCACGAGTTCGTGGTGGTCAGCGGCCATGTTGCGCCCGACCACCCCGAATCGTTAGTCAATTGGAATGCGCTGGCGGCGATGACCGGCACCATCGTGCTGTTGATGGCCGTCGAACGCATCGAGCTGTTCACCAAGGCGCTCCTGGAAGGCGGTCGACCTGCTGATACACCGGTTCTGGTGGTCCAGCACGGCACCACGGTCGCGCAGCGCACCCTGCAGGCCACGCTCGGTGACGCGCCCGAGCGGATCCGCGCGGACGGCATTCGACCTCCCGCGATCATCGTGATCGGCCCCGTGGCGGCCTTCGCGAGTTAA